Below is a genomic region from Rissa tridactyla isolate bRisTri1 unplaced genomic scaffold, bRisTri1.patW.cur.20221130 scaffold_716, whole genome shotgun sequence.
acctccaggagctcctctgggacccccccaggacacccccgggtcatccccaggacccccctgggacatccccaggacccccctgggacccccctcgggacacccccgggacccccggaACCCCCCCCGGGACAGCACCGGGACACCTCCAGgaacccccgggacccccaggacccccaagaaccccccggaacccccccccgggaccccccgagacccccgggaccccccccgggacagcactggaacacctccaggaacccccgggacccccaggacCACCCCCGGGACTCCCTCGGGATCCCCCTGGGACCCCTGGAACGCCCGGGACGTTCCCGGGACACCCCTGGGACACCCTCAGGAACCCCTCTGGGACCCCCAggccccccgggacacccccggGACCGCCGGGACCCCCAGGACCCTCAGGACACCCCCCGGAACCCCTGGGAcacccccgggacaccccccagGACCCTCCCACAGGACCCACCCCCCGGGACAGCCGAGACCCCCTGGGGCACCCCCGAGATACCACCGGGACCCCCGTGACACCCCTGGAACCCCCCAGGACCCTGGGACGCCTCCcggacccccccccaaccccaggacTCCCCCCGTGAGACACGCCAGGGacacccccaacaccccccgggACCTTCCCCTGGGACCCCCGGGCTCCCCTGGGCTCCTTCCCTCAGGGGCtccccccccaggaccctcctGAGCCCCGCCCGAGACCCCCCTGGCCCCTCTGGGGCTCCCTCAGGGccacccccccaggcccccccccgAGACCCTCCATCCCCCTTGGATCTCCTCCTGCGGCGCCCGTGGGACCCTCCCCGCTGGTGCCCCACAGGACCCTGtctgagaccccccccccaggacccccgtgccccagcccccccggccagcccccccccccgtgtgccccctcccagggctggggcagccccctccgtcccggacccccccccccccccgaccactggtggggtggtgggcTGGGGGTtcgcagtggggctgggggtctgcggtggaggtgtggggctgggggggggggtccatgctggggctgggggtccgTGGTGGGACCATGGGGCTGGGGGTccatggtggggctgggggttcGCAGTGGGCTGAGGGTCCGTGGTGGGACCGTGGGGGTCcatggtggggctggggagggggggggtctgtgacggggctgggggcgggggggtgtctgtggTGGAGCTGTGGGGCTGAGGATCTGTGGTGGGGCTGGCGGTCCATGGGCTGGGGATCTGTGGGGGGACCATGGGGGTCTGTGGTGGGGCTGAGGTCTGTGGTGGGACCATGGGGCTGGGCGTCTGTGGGGGGACCATGGGGTGtcccctgtggggctgaggtccatGGTGGGACCATGGGGCTGGGGTCTGTGGTGGGACTGTGGGGCTGGGCATCCGTGGGGGGACCATGGGGGTCTGTGGTGGGGCTGAGGTCTGTGGTGGGACCATGGGGCTGGGTGTCCGTGGGGGGACCGTGTGGTGTCCCCTGTGGGGCTCGGGTCTGTGGTGGGACCGTGGGGCTGGGGTCCATGGTGGGACCATGGGGCGTCCCCCgtggggccgggggccgccgtggggccgcgggctgaGGCGGGCGGTGCCGCAGGAGCTGGGGGTGCCGGTGCCGCGGGACGAGCCCCTGGACACCTCCGGCATCGAGTGGATCCGCATGGGCACCACGGTGGCCACCAACGCGCTGCTGGAGCGCCGGGGCGAGCGCCTGGCCCTGCTGGTCACCCGCGGCTTCCGCGACCTGCTCCACATCGGCAACCAGGCCCGGCCCCACATCTTCGACCTGGTGAGGCCCCGCGCGGTGGCAACCCCACGGCACCCGCACCGGCGCGCGGCCCCGGGGCCCACAACACCCAGGGCCGGGGTGGCACGTCCCCGTGACCCACACCTTCTAGGGTGGAGGTGGCACGTCCCCCTGACCCACACTCTCCAGGATTGGGGTGGCACGTCCCCGTGACCCACACCATCCACAGTTATGGTGGCACGTCCCTGTGACCCACACCTTCTAGGGTGGAGGTGGCACGTCCCCATGACCCACACCATCCAGGGTCTTGCTGGCACATCCCCCTGACCCACACATTCTAGGGTGGAGGTGGCACGTCCCCCTGACCCACACTCTCCAGGATTGGGGTGGCACGTCCCTGTGACCCACACATTCTAGGGCGGAGGTGGCATGTCTCTGTGACCCACACCATCCACAGTTATGGTGGCATGTCCCCGTGACCCACACATTCTAGGGTGGAGGTGGCACATCCCCATGACCCACAGTGCCTAGGGTGGAGGTGGCACGTCCCTGTGACCCACACTCTCCAGGATTGGGGTGGCACGTCCCCGTGACCCACACCGTCCAGGCTCAGGGTGCTCTGTCCCTGTGACCCACACCATCCAGGGCTGTGGTGGCACGTGCCTGTGACCCACACCATCCACCGTTATGGTGGCACATCCCCCTGACCCACACATTCTAGGGTGGAGGTGGCACGTCCCCGTGACCCACAGTGTCTAGGATGGAGGTGGCACGTCCTCGTGACCCACACTGTCCCGGGTGCCACGTCCTTTGTCCTGCACGCTCCGTCTCGGGCCACCCCCCGTGACCCACAACCGCTGGGACCCGGGCTGTCCCGTCCCCGTGACCGTCCCCCTCCAGCCTCGGCGTCCCCCCCGTGACCCACGCCGCGTGTGCCGGGCCTGGCGCGTCCCCGTGACCGCCGTCCCCCTCGGGGCTGTCCGGGCGTCCCCGGGCCACGCCGGCACGTTGGGCCGCGCCGTGTCCTCTGCCCGCCGCGGACGTCCTTGGCGGGTGGCGGGACGTCCCCGGATCCCGTTGCCGCGTCCCGTGGGCGGCCGCTGGGCTCCGGCCACGGCCACGTGCCACCCCCTCGGGCCAcgtgtcaccccccccccggccatgtGCCACCCCCGGCCGGACGGCTGCCAGCGGCCGCGGCGGCGGTGgccggggctgtggggggggggggttggggggcgcGGCGGTGGCCCCCCGGTGAGgtgcccgtccccgtcccccgcaGGAGGTGGCGGTGCCCGAGGTGCTGTACGAGGAGGTGATCGAGGTGGACGAGCGGCTCATCCCCCACCAGCCCGGCTGCCGCCTGCCGGGGAGCGACACCCTCCCGCTGCTGGaaggtggggacccccccccacgcCAACCCCGCcatggggcggggggcggcggccgccggggaCAGCCCGTCCCATCGGCACCTCTCGGGGGGCACCCGTCCCACCGGGACCCCCCTCGTGGGCACCCATCCCACCGGGACTCCCCCCCCATGGACACCCATCCCACCCAGGACCCCAGCAGTGGCCGTCCCACTGAGACCCCCCCAGTGGGTGCCCAtcccaccgggaccccccccatgGACACCCATCCCAccgtgccccccagcagcccccaccccaccagacCCCCTCCATGGGCACCCATCccaccgggacaccccccccccgccatgggcacccATTCTGCCCAGAACCCCTGGAAGCCCCCACCCCACCGGGAccccccatgggcacccatcccactgggacccccccatgggcacccatcccacggggacccccccccatggGTGCCCATCCTGCCCGgaaccccccagcagcccccatcccacggggaccccccccatgggcacccatccCACGGGGACCCCCAGTAGCCCCCACCCCACCGGGACCCCTATGGGCACCCatcccactgggacccccccatgggcacccatcccacggggaccccccccccatggGTGCCCATCCTGCCCggacccccccagcagcccccatcccaccgggaccccccccatgggcacccatcccaccgtgccccccagcagcccccaccccaccgggaccccccatgggcacccatcccactgggacccccagcagcccccaccccaccgggacccccatgggcacccatcccacggggacccccccccatgggcacccatccCACGGGGACCCCCAGTAGCCCCCACCCCACCGGGACCCCTATGGGCACCCatcccactgggacccccccatgggcacccatcccacggggacccccccccatggGTGCCCATCCTGCCCggacccccccagcagcccccatcccaccgggacccccccccatgggcacccatcccaccgtgccccccagcagcccccaccccaccgggacccccatgggcacccatcccactgggacccccagcagcccccaccccaccgggacccccatgggcacccatccCACGGGGACCCCCAGTAGCCCCCATCTCACCGGGAccccccatgggcacccatcccactgggaccccgccatgggcacccatcccatggggacccccagcagcccccaccccaccagacccgcccccctcccccatcaatgggtgcccccccccccgctgtgtCCCCAGGCTCCACGGGGAcgtctctgctgctgcagcggcCGCTGGACCTGGGGGGGCTGCGGCAGGCGCTGGAGGGGGTCCTGGCCCGCGGCATCCGCAgcctggccgtgctgctgctccaCTCCTACGCGTGAgtccggggccggggggggacacacatggcgggggggagggacaCACACATGGAGGGGACACCCAGGCTGGGGGGCCGCGGCCGTGCCCCCGCGCCCGACGCCGTCCCCGCTGTGCCGGCAGGTGGCCGGGCCACGAGGAGCAGGTCGGGGCGCTGGCGCGGGAGCTGGGGTTCCGGCACGTCTCCCTCTCCTCGGCGGTGGCCGGCATGGTGCGAGCGGTGCCGCGCGGTTACACGGCCTGCGCCGACGCCTACCTCACCCCCTGCATCCACCGCTACCTCCAGAGCTTCCGCCGCGGCTTCCGCAACCAGCTGGAGGTGAGACGGACACCCCCGCGCAACCCCCGCACCCCGCCGGGACCCCCGCGCTGGCACCCATCCCGCCGGGAACCCCCCCCGTGGGTGCCCATCCCACCAGGAGACccccccatgggcacccatccCACCAGGACCCCATCCCATGGGCACCTATCCCACCAGGAGACCCCCCCATGGGCAGCcatcccactgggacccccaaTAGCACCCATCCCACCAAGACCCGGCCCCCCTCCATGGACACCCatcccaccaggacccccccatgggcacccatccCACCGGGAACCccccccatgggcacccatccCACCAGGACCCCATCCCATGGGCACCTATCCCACCAGGAGACCCCCCCATGGGCAGCcatcccactgggacccccaaTAGCACCCATCCCACCAAGACCTGCCCCCCCTCCATGGACACCCatcccaccaggacccccccaTGGGTGCCCATCCCACCAGGAGACTcccccatgggcacccatccCACCGGGAACCccccccatgggcacccatcccactgggacccccaaTAGCACCCATCCCAccaagaccccccccccccctccatgggcGCCCATCCCACCAGGACCCCATCCCATGGGCGCCCATCCCACCAGGAGACccccccatgggcacccatccCACCGGGAACCCCCCCCATGGGTGCCCATCCCACCAGGAGACTcccccatgggcacccatccCACCGGGAACCCCCCCCATGGGTGCCCATCCCACCAGGAGACTcccccatgggcacccatccCACCGGCAACCCCCCCCATGGGCGCCCATCCCACCAGGAGACccccccatgggcacccatcccactgggacccccaaTAGCACCCGTCCCACcaagacaccccccccctccatggacacccatcccactgggacccccccGTGGGCACCCATCCCCCtggccccccagcagcccccacccccccctgctCCGTGCCCCCCCGTGGGTGCCGGTCCCACCGTGGCCCCCTCCCCGACGCGTGCCCCCTCCCGCAGGGGGTGCCGGTGCTGTTCATGCGCTCGGACGGGGGGCTGACCCCCATGGAGCAGTTCGGGGGGGCCCGCGCCATCCTCTCGGGGCCGGCCGGGGGGGTGGTGGGCTACGCCGTCACCACCTACGGGTGCCAGGGCGGCCAGCCCGTCATCGGCTTCGACATGGGAGGTCAGCGGGGCACCCGCGGGGGGGGCGAcgcggggacgggggtcccagcggggtgggggtcccggcagggtgggggggaatgTGCTGGGTTTGGGGGTGCCACAGTCCCCGGGGGGATGTgatttgggtctgggggtgcccccggtgctgggtctgggggtgcctTGGTCCCAAGAGGGGTGTGATTTGGGTCTAGGGGTGCCCCAGTGCCCGGGGGGACGTgatttgggtctgggggtgcccccaaTGCTGTGTCTGGGGGTGCCCGGGTCCCTGGGGGGACGTgatttgggtctgggggtgctctGGGTGCTGGGTGTGGGGGTGCCTTGGTCCCAAGAGGGGTGTgatttgggtctgggggtgcccccaatgctgggtctgggggtgccccagTCCCCGGGGGGACGTgatttgggtctgggggtgcccccgatgctgggtctgggggtgccccggTCCCCGGGGGGGCGTGATTTGGGTCTGCGGGTGCCCCCGGTGCTGGCTTTGGGGGTGCTCCAGTCCCCAGGGGGACGTgatttgggtctgggggtgcccccggTGGAGGGTGTAGGGTGCCCCAGTCCCCGGGGGGACGTgatttgggtctgggggtgcccccgaTGCTGTGTCTGGTGGTGCCCGGGTCCCCAGGGGGATGTgatttgggtctgggggtgcccccgatgctgggtctgggggtgccccggTCCCCAGAGGGACATgatttgggtctgggggtgcccccgaTGCTGGGTCTGGGGGTGCGCCGGTCCCCAGGGGGACGTgatttgggtctgggggtgcccccggtgctgggtctgggggtgcccagTCCCCAGGGGGACGTgatttgggtctgggggtgcccccagtgctgggtctgggggtgccccggTCCCCAGGGGGACGTgatttgggtctgggggtgcccccaaTGCTGTGTCTGGGGGTGCCCGGGTCCCTGGGGTTGTgatttgggtctgggggtgctctGGGTGCTGGGTGTGGGGGTGCCTTGGTCCCAAGAGGGGTGTgatttgggtctgggggtgcccccaatgctgggtctgggggtgccccagTCCCCGGGGGGACGTgatttgggtctgggggtgcccccgatgctgggtctgggggtgccccggTCCCCGGGGGGGCGTGATTTGGGTCTGCGGGTGCCCCCGGTGCTGGCTTTGGGGGTGCTCCAGTCCCCAGGGGGACGTgatttgggtctgggggtgcccccggTGGAGGGTGTAGGGTGCCCCAGTCCCCGGGGGGACGTgatttgggtctgggggtgcccccaaTGCTGTGTCTGGTGGTGCCCGGGTCCCCAGGGGGATGTgatttgggtctgggggtgcccccgaTGCTGGGTCTGGGGGTGCGCCGGTCCCCAGGGGGACGTgatttgggtctgggggtgcccccggTGCTGTGTCTGGGGGTGCCCAGTCCCCAGGGGGACGTgatttgggtctgggggtgcccccagtgctgggtctgggggtgccccggTCCCCAGGGGGACGTgatttgggtctgggggtgcccccaaTGCTGTGTCTGGGGGTGCCCGGGTCCCTGGGGTTGTgatttgggtctgggggtgctctGGGTGCTGGGTGTGGGGGTGCCCTGGTCCCAAGAGGGGTGTgatttgggtctgggggtgcccccggTGCTGGGTTTGGGGGTGCTCCAGTCCCCAGGGGGACGTgatttgggtctgggggtgcccccagTGGTGGGTCTGGGGTGCCCAGTCCCAAGAGGGGAGTgatttgggtctgggggtgctctGGGTGCTGTGTCTGGGGGTGCCCGGGTCCCTGGGGGAACGTgatttgggtctgggggtgcccccggTGGTGGGTGTGGGGGTGCCCCGGTCCCCAGAGGGACATgatttgggtctgggggtgcccccgaTGCTGGGTGTGGGGGTGCCCCAGTCCCCAGGGGGACGTCatttgggtctgggggtgcccccagTGCTGGGTCTGGGGTGCCCAGTCCCAAGAGGGGTGTgatttgggtctgggggtgcccccgaTGCTGGGTCTGGTGGTGCCCGGGTCCCCGGGGGGACGTgatttgggtctgggggtgcccccggTGCTGTGTCTGGGGGCGCCCGTGTCCCCGGGGTTGTCCCGGCAGGGTGTGGGGGGTCCCGCAGCGGGCGGCGGGTGCCGAtccacccccccctcccaccccccccccaaaaaaaggcacCTCGACGGACGTGAGCCGCTACGCGGGCGAGTTCGAGCACGTCTTCGAGGCCAGCACGGCCGGCGTGGCCATCCAGGCGCCCCAGCTCGACATCAACACCgtggcggccggcggcggctcccgccTCTTCTTCAGGTGGGCtcggacacggggggggggggtcccggtccCCGGTAACggcgcggggggtgtgtgtggggggggggtggtggtggggggctcGGCGACGGCGCGGCCACCGGCCTCCCGCTCCCACCGGCCTCTCGCCACCAGGTCCGGGCTCTACGTGGTTGGCCCCGAGTCGGCGGGTGCCCACCCGGGTCCTGCCTGTTACCGAAAGGgtgagtcgggggggggggggaaccccccaAAATTCACCTGCgtgagtgccggggggggggcccggaCCCCCTCGCCCCCCCTTCCCTGGCGGGGGGACGAGCCGTGGCCGGGGGGGCTGAGGCTGCGGGCGTGGGGACGGTGGGGTGAGGAACCTGCCGGTGGGGCGGCTTCTGggcggacccccccccccggcgtcccccccccaCAACGTCCCCTCTCCCGGAGCTCaccgtcccccccagcaccctgaggggacgctggggacgcgggggtgggtgaggggcagggagggggctggggaagggctgggggctggagctggggggctggggaccAGCTCAGCCGGTGGCGGCCGGCGACGGCTGGAGGCCCGTGGCCAGCGCTGGTGGCCGGGGGTCGGCGCCGGGGACCCCCCCAGGAGGTCGTGCCACCCGCCAGCGGGACGGGGCCGGGCCGGAGGGACCTCGGGAGGGTCCCCGGgggccagggcagggtcctgcccGGGGGGGGAACAGCCCCAGGGACCGGGACGGGCCGGGGGGACCCGCTGGGAACCAGCTCTGCggggagacctgggagtcctgggggacaccaAGTTGCCCGGGGGGCCGGCGACGTGCCCTCGTGGCCGACGCGGCCAACGGTCTCCTGGGGGGCACGGAGCAGAGCGTGgccggcaggcggggggaggttcatcctcccgctctgctctgctctgccctgggggggccacagctggagcactggggccggTGCCGGGCCCCCCAGTTCCGGcgggacggggaactgctggggagagtcCGGCGGGGGCCGCGAGGATGACGAGGGCCGGGAGCgtctctgtgctgaggaagggccgagggatttgggtctcttcagcctggaaaaaagacgagcGAGGGGGGGGTCTCGTCAGCGCCGATAAACACTGCaagggggggtggcagcgggacGGGGCCGGGCTCTTCCCGGTGGTGCCCGGGGacgggacgaggggcaacgggcccAAACTGGGACACGGGAAACgccaaaaaaaggaggaaaaaggtctTTGGGGCGAGGGCAGCAGAGAGGtgtggggtctccgtctctggagatcttccaaacccgcctggacgcacccaacctgctccgggtgaccccgctgctgccggggctgggacgggggggtctctgaaggtccctCCGACCCCCAAAATCCCGGGGTTCTGTGATTCCGTGAGTTCCGACGATGGCGGCGGGCCGTCCCGCGGTGCCGCCGTCGCCGCCGCGCTCACCgtggtgtccccgtccccgtcccggcGCAGGGGGGCCGCTGACCGTCACCGACGCCAACCTCTGCCTGGGCCGGCTGCTCCCCGAATATTTTCCCCGCATCTTCGGGCCGGGGGAGGACCAGCCGCTGTGCCGGGAGGCGGCCGAGCGGGGCGTTTGCCGACATGGCCGCCCGCATCCAGGCTTTCCAGGCCGCCACCGCCGCTGACGCCGCCGACCCCCCCGAGCCCCTCACGGTGGAAGAGGTGGCCATGGGCTTCCTGCGGGTGGCCAACGAGGCCATGTGCCGGCCCATCCGCGCCCTGACCCAGgtggggcggcggggccggggagcagggggggggtgatggcggtggcggcggcgccgccggcgtCACCGCGGTccgtgtgtcccgtccccccccacccctccacgaCAGGCGAGGGGCCACGACGCCGCCCGGCACGTGCTGGCGTGTTTTGGGGGCGCGGGGGGGCAGCACGCCTGCGCCATCGCCCGCGCCCTGGGCATGAGCAGGGTCTTCATCCACAAGTAGGTGCAtgaaattgggggggggggggcgatccACGGGGACCCCCCCTCTGCTGGTGATGCCGGACGGGgccggaggggggtgggggtggggggtgcgggctggtcacgccgggggggggggggggggcacccaaagACCCCGCCCCCAGGCGGTGTCGGGGTGTTCCCGGACcccggggtggtggggtggggttggggggctctggtgtccccccccggggAGGATGcgctgggtctgggggtgcccccgggtgctgggtctgggggtgcccctgGTTTtctgggtctgggggtgcccccgggtgctgggtctgggggtgcccctgGTTTtctgggtctgggggtgcccccgggtgctgggttttggggtgccccGGTCCCCAGGGGGGATGCGCTGGGTTTCGGGGTGCCCCCGGGTGCCAGGTCTGGGGGTGCCCTGGTCCCCAGGGGGGGTTTCCTGGATTTGGGGGTGCCCCCGGGTGCTGGGTTTCGGGGTGCCCTGGTCCCCAGGGGGGATGCGCTGGGTCTGGGGGTGTCCCCGGGTGCCAGGTCTGGGGGTTCCCTGGTCCCCAGGGGGCGTTCGTGGATTTGGGGGTGCCCCCGGgtgctgggttttggggtgccccTGTTCCAAGGGGGATGCACTGGGTTTCGGGGTGCCCCTGGGTGCCAGGTCTGGGGGTTCCCTGGTCCACAGGGGGGATGCGCTGGGTTTCGGGGTGCCCTGGTCCCCAGGGGGGATGcgctgggtctgggggtgcccccgggtgctgggtctgggggtgccctgGTCCCCAGGGGGGGTTCGTGGATTTGGGGGTGCCCCCGGgtgctgggttttggggtgccccGGTCCCCAGGGGGGATGcgctgggttttggggtgccccCGGGTGCCGGGCGTGGTGTCGCCCCGCGGGGGGTCCCGGCGGGGTGCCGCAGGGGCGCGTGTCCCCCAGGCACAGCGGGGTGCTCTCCGCCTACGGGCTGGCGCTGGCGGACGTGGTGCACGAGGCGCAGACGCCCTGCGCCCTGCGCTACGAGGCGGCCGCCTTCGCCCGGCTGGACGCGCGCCTGGCCGCGCTGGAGCAGCAGTGCCGCCACGCGCTGCGGGCCCAGGGCTTCGCCGGGTGAGTGCCGGGGAACGGCGGGGGAAACGCCGGGGGTTGAGGGTTTTTGGGGGGAcccgtcccgtccccgtccccccgtcGTCCCCGCTCCGCCGCTGAGGGCCGGCCCGCAGGGAGCGGATCCGCACGGAAGCGTTCCTGCACCTGCGCTACGAGGGCACCGACTGCGCCCTGATGTGCTCGGCCAAGGGCCACCCGCCCACGCCGGCCTCCTGCCGCGCCGGGGACTTCCTCGCCGCCTTCACCAGCCGGtacggacccccccccccccccggccccgctccccggcaccgCACCGCCATCCCCACCGCCATCCCTGTCCCGGCACCGCGATCCCCATCCTGCCGCCGCGATCCCCGTCCCAGTGCCATGATCCCCAGCCCGGCACCAGGACCCCCGTCCCAGTGCCACGATCGCCAACCCAGTGCCACAATCCCCATCCCGGCACCGTGATCCCTGACCCAGCACCACGATCCCAGTCCCAGTGCCACgatccccatcccagtgccacgGTCCCCATCCCAGCACCAGGACCCCCGTCCCAGTGCCGtggtccccatcccagtgccatgatccccatcccagtgccacaATCCCCATCCCGGCACTGTGATCCCCATCCCAGCACCAGGATCCCTGTCCCAGTGCCATGTTCCCCATCCCGGCACCGTGATCCCCGTCCCAGCACCACGATCACCATCCCAGTGTCATGATCCCTGTCCCGGTGCCATGATCCCTGTCCCAGCACCACgatccccatcccagtgccacaGTCCTTATCCTGGCGCCGCAGTCCCCATCCCGGCACCGTGATCCCCGTCCTGGCACTGTCATCCCTGTCCCGGCACCGTGATCCCCGTGCCGGCACCACGACCCCGTTCCCAGTGCCATCATCCCCAATCCTGGCACTGTTTTGCCCCATCCCAGTGCCATGATCCCCATCCCGGCACTGCCATCCCTACCCCAGCACCGGGATCCCCATCCTGGCACTGGGATTCCCGATCCTGGCACCACCATCCCAATCCTGGCACTGCgatccccatcccagtgccatgATCCCCCATCCCGGCACCGTGACCCCCATCCCGTCACCATGACCCCATTCCGTCACCATgatccccatcccagtgccacaATCCCCCATCCTGGCACCATGACCCCCATCCCGTCACCGTgatccccatcccagtgccacgATCCCCCACCGCGGCACCGTGACCCCCATCCCATCACCGTGATCCCCACCCCGGCACCGTGACCCCCAACCCGGCACCGTGATCCCCATCCCATCACCGTGACCCCCATCCCAGCACCGTGACCCCCATCCCGGCACCGTgatccccatcccagtgccacgATCCCCCACCCCGGCACCGCGCTCCCTGTCCCTGCACCCTGATCCCCGATGCCGTCACCGCGATCCCCGTCCCACGGCCGCCGCGGGGTgccgtgggggggtggggggggggtctcccggTGCCCCCCGGCCGCAGCCGGCGCCCGCTGCAGGTACCTGCAGGAGTTCGGCTTCACCATCCCCGACCGCCCCGTGGTGGTGGACGACGTGCGGGTGCGCGGCACCGGCAGCAGCGGCATCAGCTGCGAGACCCCCCTGGCCCCCAGCGGGAAACCGCCCCGCGTGGAGACGGTGAggacgggggggtcccgggggttgTCCCCAGGGGGgtgtcccggcgggggggggggtgacccGCCTGGGGCTGGGTCCCGCAGGTGACGCGGTGCTACTTCGAGGAGGGGTACCTGGAGACGCCGGTGttcctgctggaggagctggcctGCGACCACACCATCCCCGGCCCCGCCATCATCATCGACAAGAACAGGTTGGGAcccccggggggacgggg
It encodes:
- the OPLAH gene encoding LOW QUALITY PROTEIN: 5-oxoprolinase (The sequence of the model RefSeq protein was modified relative to this genomic sequence to represent the inferred CDS: deleted 1 base in 1 codon; substituted 1 base at 1 genomic stop codon), with the translated sequence MAAAAAASSDPPRGFQFAIDRGGTFTDVFARCPGGRVRVLKLLSEDPGYRDAPTEGIRRVLEEELGVPVPRDEPLDTSGIEWIRMGTTVATNALLERRGERLALLVTRGFRDLLHIGNQARPHIFDLEVAVPEVLYEEVIEVDERLIPHQPGCRLPGSDTLPLLEGSTGTSLLLQRPLDLGGLRQALEGVLARGIRSLAVLLLHSYAWPGHEEQVGALARELGFRHVSLSSAVAGMVRAVPRGYTACADAYLTPCIHRYLQSFRRGFRNQLEGVPVLFMRSDGGLTPMEQFGGARAILSGPAGGVVGYAVTTYGCQGGQPVIGFDMGGTSTDVSRYAGEFEHVFEASTAGVAIQAPQLDINTVAAGGGSRLFFRSGLYVVGPESAGAHPGPACYRKGGPLTVTDANLCLGRLLPEYFPRIFGPGEDQPLCREAAERAFADMAARIQAFQAATAADAADPPEPLTVEEVAMGFLRVANEAMCRPIRALTQARGHDAARHVLACFGGAGGQHACAIARALGMSRVFIHKHSGVLSAYGLALADVVHEAQTPCALRYEAAAFARLDARLAALEQQCRHALRAQGFAGERIRTEAFLHLRYEGTDCALMCSAKGHPPTPASCRAGDFLAAFTSRYLQEFGFTIPDRPVVVDDVRVRGTGSSGISCETPLAPSGKPPRVETVTRCYFEEGYLETPVFLLEELACDHTIPGPAIIIDKNSTIVVEPGCTASLTPLGDVCIAVGSGAPRPVGPQLDAVQLSIFSHRFMSIAEQMGRILQRTAISTNIKERLDFSCALFGPDGGLVSNAPHIPVHLGAMQETPLPSSRXGLGRVGFGIRNLGEDLREGDVILSNHPCAGGSHLPDLTVITPVFWPGVPKPVFFVASRGHHADIGGITPGSMPPHSKTLQEEGAVFVSFKLVKDGVFQEEAVREALLAPGRVPGCSGSRNLPDNLSDLRAQVAANQKGIQLVTELI